A section of the Gimesia sp. genome encodes:
- a CDS encoding SUMF1/EgtB/PvdO family nonheme iron enzyme, with product MPLLSKTTGFRFSVSCCLLALLLSSCGDGGGKVGSFTEGDKSRSTSSARSNMRAPQLKPRKVEPQPSRPAQPAELEGDPEDHFEVVDYLHNYQIQKPDPNRARGEEFAVVPPAAPGLNASTFNVIQPEATGEATQPNSAFKLPKGFTALTEYGYSAEGLPRRIRCERDYSEMALVPAGVSIQGVESGDPNAQPQFSIFQNAFYIDLHEVTLEQYRRWRSEMIAAKGKIPEPAGNDQAEGNFPAMGIAYTDAINYARTMGKQLPLETQWEKAARGELGFQYPWGDGRPLWHKNRQPGQIDPVKSFPGDKSPYGVYDMAGNAREWCDDWYSPDAYKAALARSDAGVVRDWTGPKLPVVSGERVARGAKDSWKAWKRAGENMRTPGPDVGFRCVLNLTPAGQQPDKNARPANAF from the coding sequence ACTGGATTTCGCTTTTCTGTGTCATGTTGCCTGCTCGCACTGCTGCTGTCCAGTTGTGGCGACGGTGGAGGCAAGGTGGGGAGCTTTACTGAAGGGGACAAATCCAGGTCAACTTCCTCGGCTCGTTCCAATATGCGGGCACCGCAGTTAAAGCCTCGTAAAGTGGAACCGCAGCCGTCCCGCCCTGCACAGCCAGCGGAACTGGAGGGAGATCCGGAGGATCATTTTGAAGTAGTCGATTACCTGCATAATTACCAGATTCAGAAGCCCGATCCCAATCGCGCCCGCGGAGAAGAGTTTGCGGTGGTGCCCCCTGCCGCACCGGGATTGAATGCCTCCACATTTAATGTCATTCAGCCAGAGGCGACGGGGGAGGCAACCCAGCCCAATTCTGCATTCAAACTTCCCAAAGGGTTCACGGCATTAACAGAGTATGGCTATTCTGCAGAAGGCTTACCCCGGCGGATTCGCTGTGAACGCGATTATTCCGAGATGGCGCTGGTCCCTGCCGGCGTTTCGATTCAGGGAGTCGAATCCGGCGATCCGAATGCACAACCACAGTTTTCGATTTTTCAGAATGCCTTTTATATCGATCTGCACGAAGTCACACTCGAACAATATCGCCGCTGGCGTTCGGAAATGATCGCCGCGAAAGGCAAAATTCCCGAACCAGCGGGCAATGATCAGGCGGAAGGAAACTTCCCGGCGATGGGAATCGCGTATACCGACGCCATCAACTACGCGCGAACCATGGGCAAGCAGTTGCCCCTGGAAACGCAGTGGGAGAAAGCCGCGCGGGGCGAACTGGGCTTCCAGTATCCCTGGGGCGACGGTCGCCCGCTCTGGCACAAAAATCGCCAGCCCGGACAAATTGATCCGGTGAAAAGTTTTCCGGGAGACAAGAGTCCCTACGGAGTTTACGACATGGCGGGCAACGCCCGGGAATGGTGCGATGACTGGTATTCTCCCGATGCCTACAAAGCGGCGCTGGCCCGCTCCGATGCCGGCGTCGTCCGCGACTGGACCGGTCCCAAACTCCCCGTTGTATCGGGGGAACGAGTGGCCCGTGGCGCGAAAGATTCCTGGAAAGCCTGGAAACGGGCCGGGGAAAACATGCGGACGCCCGGCCCGGACGTCGGTTTTCGCTGTGTCTTGAACCTCACTCCGGCAGGCCAGCAGCCTGACAAAAACGCCCGCCCCGCGAACGCGTTTTAA
- a CDS encoding MarR family transcriptional regulator, producing the protein MLQYDFEESIGYWITMTSHSYQDALNQELIPYGITFRQFQVIGWLVYAGPLSQVELAERMMIEPPTLVRILDRMERDQWIKRESDPEDRRRKVLQVLPEAKPIWSKMVSCLKRLRKKATKGMTAEQVETLKSLLMQVQENLGVKLPEFEAV; encoded by the coding sequence ATGTTGCAATACGATTTTGAAGAGAGCATCGGTTACTGGATTACGATGACTTCGCATTCCTATCAGGATGCGTTGAATCAGGAATTGATTCCCTACGGGATCACCTTCCGACAGTTTCAGGTGATTGGCTGGCTGGTTTATGCAGGTCCCCTGTCGCAGGTGGAACTCGCCGAGCGAATGATGATCGAACCTCCGACTCTCGTGCGGATTCTGGATCGGATGGAACGCGATCAGTGGATCAAACGCGAAAGTGATCCGGAAGACCGGCGGCGAAAAGTTCTGCAAGTCCTGCCGGAAGCGAAACCGATCTGGTCCAAGATGGTTTCCTGTCTGAAGCGGCTCCGAAAGAAAGCAACCAAAGGCATGACTGCCGAGCAGGTGGAGACACTGAAATCCCTGCTGATGCAGGTCCAGGAAAATCTGGGGGTCAAGCTCCCGGAGTTTGAGGCGGTCTGA
- a CDS encoding efflux RND transporter periplasmic adaptor subunit, which yields MRFATVKVAALAVLIINAQTVCAQRGPAPVAVAEVVQKDVASGQTFVGTVLPIKRSVIGSAVGGRVAEFPVNEGDFVKAKQPLAQLLTNTIKLEVAAEQAELQLRKHELEEMENGSRPDEIKRARALMQAARAESEYQTKRRKRLESLYARKAVNDDDIQQVVSESIRADEMFEEAQSAYQLAVEGPRKEKINQARARVAMQQALVDELESKVVKHTIITPFDGYVVAEHTEVGQWVNSGELVAEVIALDQVDVSVQVLENHVPHVRLGMEVRVEVPAIPNQVFTGKVALIVPQADVRARTFPVKVRLKNTITKDGGPLLKSGMLARAVLPTGPQQSALLVSKDALVLGGPTPMVYVVDPAADNKKQGKARAVPVQVGVAQGRLIQVKGDLKPGQQVVIRGNERLRPGQDVVISEVLSPDAEPKSKAIDIKG from the coding sequence ATGAGATTTGCAACCGTTAAAGTCGCAGCACTCGCTGTGTTAATCATTAATGCACAGACTGTCTGTGCCCAGCGGGGGCCGGCCCCTGTTGCGGTGGCAGAAGTCGTCCAGAAGGATGTTGCTTCGGGACAGACGTTTGTCGGAACGGTGCTCCCTATTAAACGCAGTGTGATCGGTAGTGCCGTCGGCGGTCGTGTGGCTGAGTTCCCTGTGAACGAAGGGGATTTTGTCAAAGCGAAACAACCGCTGGCCCAGCTGTTAACGAATACCATCAAGCTGGAAGTGGCTGCGGAGCAGGCAGAGCTGCAACTGCGGAAGCACGAACTGGAAGAGATGGAGAACGGTTCGCGTCCGGATGAAATCAAACGGGCCCGCGCACTGATGCAGGCGGCCAGGGCAGAGAGTGAATACCAGACGAAACGCCGTAAACGTCTGGAATCTTTGTATGCCCGTAAAGCAGTCAACGATGATGACATTCAGCAGGTTGTTTCCGAATCGATTCGTGCTGACGAAATGTTCGAAGAAGCACAGTCCGCCTATCAACTGGCTGTCGAGGGGCCTCGCAAAGAGAAAATTAATCAGGCTCGGGCTCGCGTAGCCATGCAGCAGGCGCTTGTTGACGAACTCGAAAGTAAAGTGGTCAAACACACGATCATTACTCCCTTCGATGGATACGTGGTCGCCGAACATACTGAAGTCGGTCAGTGGGTGAACTCTGGCGAACTTGTGGCTGAAGTCATCGCCCTGGATCAGGTCGATGTCAGTGTGCAGGTGCTGGAAAATCACGTCCCCCACGTGCGGCTGGGAATGGAAGTCCGGGTGGAAGTCCCCGCGATTCCCAACCAGGTCTTTACGGGAAAAGTTGCCTTAATCGTACCGCAGGCCGATGTCCGTGCCCGTACGTTTCCCGTCAAAGTCCGTCTGAAAAATACAATTACTAAAGATGGCGGTCCCCTGTTGAAATCAGGGATGCTGGCCCGTGCGGTTCTGCCTACCGGACCTCAGCAGTCAGCGCTGCTGGTTTCCAAGGATGCCCTGGTATTGGGCGGCCCGACACCAATGGTCTATGTCGTCGATCCTGCTGCAGATAATAAAAAGCAGGGCAAAGCCCGGGCAGTGCCGGTGCAGGTTGGGGTGGCACAAGGTCGCCTGATACAGGTTAAGGGAGATCTGAAGCCGGGTCAGCAGGTTGTGATCCGTGGTAACGAGCGTCTGCGACCCGGACAGGACGTGGTGATTTCTGAAGTTCTGTCTCCCGATGCAGAACCCAAGTCCAAAGCTATCGACATCAAGGGTTAA
- a CDS encoding efflux RND transporter permease subunit, translating to MNLITAIVHNPVKVTVGVLLTVLFGLVALTRMPMQLTPEVQRPTITVETRWPGASPQEVEREIVLEQEEQLKSVEGITKLSSESADSKGTITLEFLVGTNMDEALLKVNSRLQQVPEYPEDADQPIISTANAADRPIAWFILSSRLPSEEKIVAFGDKHPELKDRLEVIRKTPNPGLAMLRLRMLADEYPDVRGEILPKEDIEVTKLRRFAEDEIEARFERVAGVSQSNVLGGLEDELQVVVDSEQLAARQLTIADVRRVLRGQNEDTSAGDFWEGKRRWVVRTLGQFRNIEEVENQLLAVRDGAPVYVRDVAEVRLGYKKPDGLVRRFGESSIAVNCIRETGANVLDIMNGLREAAKEIDETILKARGLQLVQVYDETDYIYSSVDLVKNNIFIGGALTMIVLMSFLHLGIRTLIVVPFIILSAVAAAYISPWFFAVCLALIIGAGFWFARGALVVGLAIPTSIIGTFLILGLMGRSLNVISLAGLAFAVGMLVDNAVVVLENIFRRYSLGESPFRAAIKGTQEVWGAVLASTLTTIAVFLPVVFIQEEAGQLFQDIALAISAAVGLSLLVSMTLISTASARLLHKREGQDIEDMRVVDNPEPEEPQRKGRLQRVIITPIESAGALFVKSVVGMNSWIQKGLLRRLVVTGVLVGAAFGISWQLWPKVEYLPTGNRNLIFCILLPPPGYNMNQLMELGEEVESDLRPYWDIVDPESEEAKSLDYPVIGDFFFVARGRMVFMGIRAHDSQRVGELIPLVQQAGAKLEGTFAVAKQSSLFEQGLTGGRTVEVEIIGPDLQKLVGMGGQILGKVKGMIPDAQVRPVPSLDLSSPEVHIQPKLVQAAEMGVSSADLGYTANALIDGAFAGDYYLGGDKIDLSIVGESRHIQNTQDVKALSVATPMGSLVPLEALANVEITSGPEQVNHRERQRAITIEVSPPEAMALEDAMQRIQDEIVQPMRDSGQLDGGYRVMLSGTADKLRDTWAALQFNVLLALMITYLLMAALFESWLYPFVIIFSVPLGAVGGILGLSVLNLFMLQTLDVLTMLGFVILIGTVVNNPILIIHQSLNHINEDGMTPREAILESIRTRIRPIFMTTTTTVLGLLPLVLFPGAGSELYRGLGSVVLGGLIVSTLFTLVLVPTLFSLTMDAKHSVINLFRPSVAKQFKTQPATASDVDAQEKENVTV from the coding sequence ATGAATTTGATTACAGCCATTGTCCATAATCCGGTCAAAGTGACCGTTGGTGTGCTGCTGACGGTCCTCTTCGGTCTGGTCGCTCTGACTCGTATGCCGATGCAGCTGACCCCCGAAGTTCAGCGCCCCACCATCACTGTCGAAACACGCTGGCCCGGTGCCAGTCCCCAGGAAGTCGAACGCGAAATTGTGCTGGAACAGGAAGAACAGCTCAAGAGTGTGGAAGGCATCACCAAATTGAGTTCGGAAAGTGCCGACTCCAAGGGAACCATTACACTGGAATTCCTGGTCGGTACCAACATGGATGAAGCCCTGCTTAAGGTCAACTCACGCCTGCAGCAGGTTCCCGAATACCCGGAAGACGCCGATCAGCCCATCATCAGTACTGCGAACGCTGCGGACCGTCCGATTGCCTGGTTCATTCTCAGCAGCCGTCTACCGTCTGAAGAGAAAATTGTTGCGTTTGGAGATAAGCATCCGGAACTCAAAGACCGTCTGGAAGTGATTCGAAAAACTCCCAATCCCGGACTGGCGATGTTGCGCCTGCGAATGCTGGCTGATGAATATCCTGATGTCCGCGGAGAAATTCTGCCCAAGGAAGATATCGAAGTCACCAAGCTGCGGCGTTTTGCGGAAGATGAAATCGAAGCCCGCTTCGAACGTGTGGCCGGCGTTTCCCAGTCAAACGTGCTGGGAGGTCTGGAAGATGAACTGCAGGTGGTTGTCGACTCCGAACAACTCGCCGCCCGCCAGTTGACGATCGCCGATGTGCGTCGCGTGTTGCGCGGCCAGAATGAAGATACTTCTGCCGGTGATTTCTGGGAAGGTAAACGCCGCTGGGTAGTGCGTACTCTGGGGCAGTTCCGCAATATTGAAGAAGTAGAAAATCAGCTGCTGGCGGTCCGCGATGGCGCGCCGGTGTATGTACGGGACGTTGCTGAAGTCCGCCTGGGTTACAAAAAACCGGATGGTCTGGTACGTCGCTTCGGCGAATCGAGTATCGCGGTGAACTGTATCCGCGAAACCGGCGCCAACGTGCTGGATATTATGAATGGACTCCGCGAAGCCGCCAAAGAGATTGACGAAACAATTCTCAAAGCCCGTGGCTTACAGCTGGTGCAGGTTTATGATGAAACCGACTATATCTATTCCTCAGTTGACCTGGTAAAGAACAATATCTTCATCGGTGGTGCTTTGACGATGATCGTTCTGATGTCGTTCCTGCACCTCGGGATTCGCACCCTGATTGTGGTGCCGTTTATTATTCTGTCAGCCGTCGCGGCTGCCTATATCTCCCCCTGGTTCTTCGCAGTCTGTCTGGCGCTGATCATTGGGGCCGGCTTCTGGTTTGCTCGCGGGGCCCTGGTGGTCGGTCTGGCGATTCCCACCAGTATTATCGGCACCTTCCTGATTCTAGGGCTGATGGGACGTTCGTTGAACGTGATCAGTCTGGCCGGTCTGGCGTTCGCGGTCGGGATGCTCGTGGATAATGCGGTGGTGGTTCTGGAAAATATTTTCCGCAGATACTCTTTGGGTGAGTCTCCGTTCCGAGCAGCCATCAAAGGGACCCAGGAAGTCTGGGGGGCGGTTCTGGCTTCCACTCTGACCACAATCGCCGTCTTCCTGCCGGTGGTCTTTATCCAGGAAGAAGCCGGTCAGCTGTTCCAGGATATTGCCCTGGCGATCAGTGCCGCGGTAGGACTCTCGCTGCTGGTCTCGATGACATTAATTTCCACTGCCTCGGCCCGTCTGTTACACAAACGGGAGGGACAGGACATTGAGGATATGCGGGTCGTCGACAATCCCGAGCCTGAGGAACCTCAGAGAAAAGGCCGCTTGCAGAGAGTGATCATCACTCCGATTGAATCTGCGGGCGCCCTGTTTGTGAAGTCCGTTGTAGGAATGAACAGCTGGATTCAGAAAGGATTGTTGAGACGCCTGGTAGTGACCGGTGTTCTGGTGGGAGCGGCCTTCGGCATCAGCTGGCAGCTCTGGCCTAAAGTGGAATACCTGCCGACAGGAAACCGCAATCTGATTTTCTGTATTCTGCTTCCCCCTCCCGGCTACAACATGAACCAGTTGATGGAACTGGGGGAAGAGGTCGAATCAGACCTGCGACCTTACTGGGATATTGTTGACCCCGAAAGCGAAGAAGCCAAAAGCCTTGATTATCCGGTGATCGGCGATTTCTTTTTCGTGGCCCGCGGACGCATGGTCTTTATGGGGATTCGCGCACATGATTCCCAACGTGTAGGCGAACTGATTCCTCTGGTCCAGCAGGCGGGAGCCAAGCTGGAAGGGACCTTTGCAGTCGCGAAACAGTCAAGTCTGTTTGAACAGGGTTTGACCGGCGGACGTACTGTCGAAGTCGAAATCATCGGACCCGATCTGCAGAAACTGGTAGGCATGGGCGGACAGATTCTGGGGAAGGTGAAAGGGATGATCCCCGACGCCCAGGTACGTCCCGTTCCCAGTCTGGACCTGTCCAGTCCGGAAGTACATATTCAGCCCAAACTGGTACAGGCTGCTGAAATGGGAGTAAGCAGTGCTGATCTGGGATATACAGCAAATGCCCTGATCGATGGTGCTTTTGCTGGTGACTATTATCTGGGAGGCGATAAAATTGACCTCTCAATCGTTGGGGAGTCCCGCCACATTCAGAATACGCAGGACGTGAAAGCCCTCTCGGTCGCGACCCCCATGGGATCTCTGGTGCCTCTGGAAGCATTAGCGAATGTGGAAATTACCAGCGGACCGGAACAGGTGAATCATCGCGAACGCCAGCGGGCGATTACCATCGAAGTTTCCCCGCCTGAAGCAATGGCACTGGAAGATGCGATGCAGAGAATCCAGGATGAAATTGTCCAGCCCATGCGGGACAGTGGTCAACTGGATGGCGGTTACCGGGTTATGCTTTCGGGTACTGCTGATAAGCTCCGCGATACCTGGGCGGCACTGCAGTTCAACGTACTGCTGGCCTTGATGATTACTTACCTGTTGATGGCAGCGCTGTTCGAATCGTGGCTGTATCCGTTTGTAATTATTTTCAGTGTGCCCCTGGGGGCCGTCGGCGGAATTCTGGGGCTCAGTGTATTGAACCTGTTCATGTTGCAGACCCTGGATGTACTGACGATGCTCGGCTTCGTGATCCTGATTGGTACCGTGGTGAATAACCCGATTCTGATCATTCACCAGTCATTGAACCATATCAATGAAGATGGGATGACGCCTCGCGAAGCGATTCTGGAAAGTATCCGCACACGTATCCGACCGATTTTCATGACGACGACCACTACTGTACTCGGGTTGCTGCCCCTGGTGCTGTTTCCCGGTGCCGGGAGTGAACTCTATCGCGGGCTGGGAAGTGTGGTGCTCGGTGGCCTGATTGTTTCGACATTGTTTACACTGGTCCTGGTGCCGACGTTGTTCAGTCTGACGATGGATGCCAAGCATTCGGTCATCAATCTGTTCAGACCCAGTGTCGCTAAGCAGTTCAAAACCCAGCCTGCAACCGCATCTGATGTCGATGCGCAGGAGAAGGAGAATGTCACGGTTTAA
- a CDS encoding FG-GAP-like repeat-containing protein — MLRLTVVLLVLITIGLALWFFGMFEPDPSAQLKRGAHAFREQQYAEAKRELLPVLESPSHADDAGMLLAEIAIKEGDFQAAIQYYDRVPDNQSRDCYQARTRSGEYYLFQLKQLSLALDQFERAYQFFPDDALILERLSFIYGLSTQTWKAVPIRIKLLQQKELNPVVLYLLSMSDRSLENPQLFADYEQAAPHDPLVQLMLARLDVDEQKYAAAQQRLLKLIQTQPELSQAQVLLGQTLLKLQVPNAFQKWQSELPEPVREHPDIWSVEGQWYQQQGDQQAAIHCFAQTLKRDATNPTACYQLGQLLKQTGDPQAAEQLLEYSRKLQTYEGLVKVVYGDKELPAAEKTVQLARELGLVWEAYGWSRAALLLDPYLSWAKQTIDELQGELKKLPLVRTDPGLNPIRDLSLPESPKITPDMAAQNSGKKAAKTDSQIAFTDVSTDAGIDFQYFNGHPWPETRHKMYEFTGGGVGVLDFNGDGWPDLYLTQGTRWPVDERAIEYLDRIYLNQGDGTFRDVTAQTGIQENGFSQGVTIGDLNQDGFDDVYIGNIGQNRLYLNNGDGTFSEVEEARGSADDWTTSCLMADLNGDAAPEIYAVNYLSGADVFDRVCQNADGSSRSCMPLNFPAAQDQLYLNSKDGTLKNFTTDSGIEVPAGKGLGIIAADFTGSGYPSLFIANDAVANFFFVNQGSEKFHFTEQALLSGLALNAQGRTEACMGIAAGDADADGLMDLFITNYYRETNTLYRQIGPDEFVDATQSANLAESSLYLLGFGTQFLDADLDGLQDLVVVNGHVEDLRKMETPWQMRPQFLKNQGQGRFEELKADGLGEFFQKPRLGRGMARLDWNRDGREEVAVSSLDQPVVLLKNRTKDTGNRLVVRLTGTESNRDAIGTTVRLKASGQTLMRQLTAGDGYQASNERALVFGLGPDQQVTEMEVSWPSGLKQRFTGIAANQELHLIEGQAEPFRIRSFE; from the coding sequence TTGTTGCGACTGACTGTAGTTCTCCTGGTTTTGATCACGATCGGGCTGGCACTCTGGTTCTTCGGAATGTTCGAACCTGATCCGTCTGCACAATTGAAACGAGGCGCGCACGCCTTTCGTGAGCAGCAGTATGCTGAAGCGAAGCGAGAACTGCTCCCGGTGCTGGAGTCTCCCTCACACGCTGACGATGCGGGAATGCTGCTCGCAGAAATTGCTATTAAAGAGGGCGATTTCCAAGCTGCGATTCAGTACTATGATCGCGTCCCCGATAATCAGAGCCGCGATTGTTACCAGGCACGCACCCGTTCCGGAGAGTACTATCTGTTTCAGTTAAAGCAGCTCTCTCTCGCCCTCGATCAGTTTGAGCGGGCCTACCAGTTTTTTCCCGATGACGCGCTGATCCTGGAACGGCTCTCGTTCATTTATGGCTTGTCAACGCAGACCTGGAAAGCGGTACCGATTCGCATCAAACTGCTCCAGCAGAAAGAGCTGAATCCCGTCGTGCTGTATCTGCTGTCGATGAGTGACCGTTCATTAGAGAACCCGCAACTCTTCGCCGACTACGAACAGGCCGCGCCTCACGATCCTCTCGTGCAACTCATGCTGGCCCGACTCGATGTGGATGAACAGAAATATGCGGCGGCACAGCAGCGACTGCTGAAACTGATTCAAACCCAGCCCGAGTTAAGCCAGGCACAGGTGCTGCTCGGTCAGACTCTGCTTAAGTTACAGGTTCCCAATGCCTTTCAAAAGTGGCAGTCTGAATTACCGGAACCAGTCCGCGAACACCCGGACATCTGGAGTGTCGAAGGGCAGTGGTACCAGCAGCAGGGAGATCAGCAGGCAGCGATTCACTGCTTTGCACAGACACTCAAACGGGATGCAACGAACCCTACCGCCTGTTATCAGCTGGGTCAGCTGTTGAAGCAGACCGGAGATCCCCAAGCGGCGGAACAGCTGCTCGAATATTCCCGAAAACTGCAGACTTATGAAGGACTGGTCAAAGTCGTTTACGGTGACAAAGAACTGCCCGCCGCTGAGAAAACCGTTCAACTGGCCCGTGAACTGGGGCTGGTCTGGGAAGCCTATGGCTGGAGCCGGGCCGCTTTGCTGCTCGACCCTTATCTCAGCTGGGCGAAACAGACCATAGACGAACTCCAGGGGGAACTCAAAAAACTACCTCTGGTGAGAACGGACCCCGGACTGAATCCCATTCGCGATCTGTCCCTGCCGGAATCACCAAAAATAACTCCGGACATGGCAGCTCAAAATTCCGGGAAGAAAGCTGCTAAAACTGATTCACAGATCGCGTTTACCGATGTTTCCACGGACGCGGGGATTGACTTTCAATATTTTAACGGACATCCCTGGCCTGAGACGCGGCACAAGATGTACGAGTTCACTGGCGGCGGAGTGGGAGTGCTCGATTTCAATGGGGATGGCTGGCCCGATCTGTACCTGACGCAGGGTACGCGGTGGCCCGTTGATGAGCGGGCGATCGAATACCTCGATCGGATCTACCTGAATCAGGGCGATGGCACTTTCCGCGATGTGACGGCGCAAACCGGCATTCAGGAAAACGGGTTCAGCCAGGGAGTGACCATCGGCGACCTGAACCAGGATGGTTTTGATGATGTTTACATCGGTAACATTGGTCAGAACCGACTCTATCTTAATAACGGGGACGGCACGTTCTCCGAAGTGGAAGAGGCCCGTGGTTCCGCGGATGATTGGACCACGAGTTGTCTGATGGCGGATCTGAATGGCGATGCAGCCCCTGAAATCTATGCGGTCAATTATCTCTCGGGCGCGGATGTGTTTGACCGAGTCTGTCAGAATGCGGATGGGAGCAGTCGCTCCTGCATGCCTTTGAATTTTCCTGCTGCCCAGGATCAGCTCTATCTGAATTCAAAAGACGGTACCCTGAAAAACTTCACTACAGACTCAGGGATTGAAGTACCCGCCGGGAAAGGCCTGGGCATTATCGCCGCCGACTTTACCGGTAGCGGCTATCCCAGTCTGTTCATTGCCAATGATGCAGTAGCGAATTTCTTCTTCGTCAATCAAGGCTCTGAAAAATTTCACTTTACCGAGCAGGCACTTTTGTCGGGCCTGGCTCTGAATGCCCAGGGACGTACCGAAGCCTGCATGGGCATTGCCGCCGGGGATGCGGACGCGGATGGACTAATGGATCTGTTCATCACCAACTATTATCGAGAGACGAATACGCTCTATCGGCAGATCGGCCCGGATGAATTCGTAGATGCAACCCAGTCCGCGAATCTGGCGGAATCGAGTCTGTACCTGCTCGGGTTCGGCACGCAGTTCCTGGATGCCGACCTGGATGGTCTACAGGATCTGGTTGTCGTTAACGGGCATGTCGAAGATCTGCGCAAAATGGAGACACCCTGGCAGATGCGGCCCCAGTTTCTGAAAAATCAGGGGCAGGGGAGATTTGAAGAATTGAAAGCGGACGGACTGGGCGAGTTCTTTCAAAAACCACGACTGGGGCGGGGCATGGCGCGGCTGGACTGGAACCGGGATGGTCGCGAGGAAGTTGCTGTATCCAGTCTCGATCAACCGGTGGTATTACTGAAGAACCGAACAAAGGACACGGGGAATCGACTGGTAGTGCGATTGACGGGGACCGAATCGAATCGGGATGCCATCGGCACGACAGTCCGTCTGAAAGCAAGCGGGCAGACGCTGATGCGTCAGTTGACCGCGGGAGACGGATACCAGGCGAGTAATGAAAGGGCACTGGTATTTGGCCTGGGACCTGACCAGCAGGTCACAGAGATGGAGGTCAGTTGGCCATCCGGACTCAAACAACGCTTTACCGGAATCGCTGCGAATCAGGAACTGCATCTGATTGAAGGACAGGCAGAACCATTTCGGATCCGCAGCTTTGAATAA
- a CDS encoding DUF481 domain-containing protein → MGCSHLITGRNYRWYSLRILMLWLMVCSLGNVLSAAEPVPAETLYLKSGEFLAGESVGFESGKILFQLPDGSVRKISLEDVDRLEYAELATDPDTPPPGEELLVSNENVELPPLPAMINQTPVPQPIGVSPEFGDVEDENTAPWDRVENYYDTCWEYAEIWTKRMEIGGTFLAGNTQRDYVTTALQLEKSDDDNQFLFEIGGRWGQSNGIRDANRWYGNATLDVARTTKWIVFVTNKNVYDEFENLDWRGTISSGLGYRFVNEKDRRLIVRVGPGGTHEIYNDPSMRRTTLDVFAEIEFHWPLGDHAKLEHKQTWTPSVDNIQILRLTSETGILFKLDNKDRWNLRLGLLQVYNSYPNAGRKKNDFTGTVSLVYTRK, encoded by the coding sequence ATGGGTTGTTCCCACCTCATTACAGGAAGAAACTATCGCTGGTACAGCCTGCGAATACTGATGCTCTGGCTGATGGTCTGCAGCCTGGGTAATGTGCTGTCTGCTGCAGAACCGGTTCCGGCAGAAACGCTCTATCTTAAAAGTGGGGAGTTCCTGGCGGGAGAAAGTGTCGGTTTCGAGTCGGGCAAGATCCTGTTTCAACTGCCTGATGGGAGTGTCCGTAAGATTTCGCTGGAAGATGTGGATCGGCTTGAATACGCCGAGTTGGCGACCGACCCGGATACTCCGCCTCCAGGTGAGGAGCTGCTGGTCAGTAATGAGAACGTGGAACTTCCCCCGCTGCCGGCCATGATCAATCAGACCCCCGTTCCCCAGCCGATCGGCGTTTCACCGGAGTTCGGAGATGTCGAAGATGAGAATACGGCTCCCTGGGATCGGGTGGAAAACTATTATGACACCTGCTGGGAATACGCTGAAATCTGGACCAAGCGGATGGAGATCGGCGGAACCTTTCTGGCAGGGAATACTCAGCGGGATTATGTTACCACTGCACTGCAACTGGAAAAGTCTGATGATGACAACCAGTTTCTGTTTGAGATTGGCGGTCGCTGGGGGCAGTCCAATGGTATTCGCGATGCCAACCGCTGGTACGGTAATGCGACTCTGGACGTGGCGCGCACCACGAAGTGGATTGTCTTCGTAACGAATAAGAACGTTTACGATGAGTTTGAGAATCTGGACTGGCGGGGTACGATTTCCAGTGGTCTTGGTTACCGTTTTGTCAATGAAAAAGATCGCCGATTGATCGTGCGTGTTGGTCCTGGTGGTACGCACGAAATTTATAACGATCCCAGTATGCGACGAACCACGCTCGACGTCTTTGCCGAAATCGAATTCCACTGGCCCTTAGGCGATCATGCGAAACTCGAGCACAAACAGACCTGGACTCCCAGTGTGGACAATATCCAGATTCTCCGTCTGACAAGCGAAACGGGGATCCTGTTCAAGCTGGACAACAAAGACCGCTGGAACCTGCGGCTGGGACTGCTGCAGGTCTACAACTCTTATCCCAACGCGGGCCGTAAGAAGAACGATTTTACCGGAACGGTCTCCCTGGTTTACACACGAAAATAA